One window of Desulfovibrio subterraneus genomic DNA carries:
- a CDS encoding YceD family protein: protein MTQIWIPLNDIPAEGKEITIDEQSIWLEPIAEFKLPYRVVDALSAVLHLLPQEDGCLVRGRITGSVAAPCDRCAEDAVITVKQKFAELLSMQEDLLEPGQDPAVRPAKDGQWLEIEISALLWEEFVISLPLKPLCNEECKGLCPQCGTDLNTGSCDCKDEELDPRLAVLQNLKINK, encoded by the coding sequence ATGACACAAATTTGGATTCCACTGAACGACATCCCTGCAGAGGGCAAAGAAATCACGATCGACGAGCAGTCAATCTGGCTGGAACCGATCGCAGAGTTCAAACTGCCCTACCGCGTTGTGGATGCATTGTCTGCCGTGTTGCACCTTCTTCCGCAGGAAGACGGCTGCCTTGTTCGCGGTCGCATTACCGGCTCTGTAGCCGCGCCCTGCGATCGTTGCGCGGAAGACGCCGTTATAACGGTGAAGCAGAAATTCGCCGAACTCTTGTCCATGCAGGAAGACCTGCTGGAACCGGGACAGGATCCCGCTGTCCGCCCTGCCAAGGACGGCCAGTGGCTGGAGATCGAAATCTCCGCCCTGCTCTGGGAAGAGTTTGTTATTTCGCTGCCGCTCAAGCCGTTGTGCAATGAAGAATGCAAAGGTCTGTGCCCCCAGTGTGGTACCGACCTGAACACGGGCTCCTGCGATTGCAAGGATGAGGAACTTGATCCCCGCCTTGCCGTGCTGCAGAATCTTAAAATCAATAAATAA
- the rpmB gene encoding 50S ribosomal protein L28, with translation MSRECAICGKKPQTGNQVSHSNIKTKRRFLPNLQSVRHQLPSGEVKHMSVCTRCIRSGAVVKPVTAKKA, from the coding sequence ATGTCTAGAGAATGTGCAATTTGCGGCAAGAAGCCCCAGACCGGTAATCAGGTTTCCCACTCCAACATCAAGACCAAGCGTCGTTTCCTGCCTAACCTGCAGAGCGTTCGCCATCAGCTGCCCAGCGGCGAAGTGAAGCACATGAGTGTTTGCACCCGCTGCATCCGCTCCGGCGCAGTTGTTAAGCCCGTTACCGCCAAGAAAGCCTAA
- a CDS encoding EamA family transporter: MLWFILALGTAFFSALEAVVVKKWLGHLSRCDMLACFLGWSWPMFALYIMIRGWQPLAPEFWQALLVMLPLNILGTFIQYEAIRSAPISLIMPLMAFTPAFMIVTGFVFLGELPTPAGLAGIACIVAGSWVLNAKAANRTALLEPFRAIFRVRGSRYALYASIIWAIGAVFSKRMALAGDPFYAGAMFFTIHNALLVGGLLLTGKASWRTMLRHPVAGIASGMTLVAHIACHYISITMVAAAYMISIKRLNGVISVAMGGLFFKDENVRGRFIGAAVMALGAGIIALWG, encoded by the coding sequence ATGCTCTGGTTTATCCTTGCATTGGGGACTGCCTTTTTTTCCGCGCTTGAAGCGGTTGTGGTGAAAAAGTGGCTCGGCCATCTTTCCCGCTGCGACATGCTTGCCTGTTTTCTGGGCTGGAGCTGGCCCATGTTTGCCCTATATATAATGATACGGGGCTGGCAGCCCCTTGCTCCGGAGTTCTGGCAGGCTCTTCTGGTCATGCTGCCGCTGAATATTCTGGGCACCTTCATCCAGTACGAAGCCATACGGTCTGCGCCGATATCGCTTATCATGCCGCTTATGGCCTTTACGCCCGCGTTCATGATCGTGACAGGGTTTGTGTTTCTCGGTGAACTGCCCACTCCGGCCGGACTTGCCGGTATCGCCTGCATCGTGGCCGGAAGCTGGGTGCTCAACGCAAAGGCAGCCAACCGCACAGCACTGCTTGAACCCTTCAGGGCCATATTCCGCGTTCGCGGGTCACGGTACGCCCTGTATGCTTCCATTATCTGGGCCATAGGAGCCGTGTTTTCCAAACGCATGGCCCTGGCAGGTGATCCTTTTTATGCGGGCGCCATGTTTTTCACCATTCATAACGCGTTGCTTGTGGGCGGGCTGCTGCTCACAGGCAAAGCTTCATGGCGGACCATGCTTCGTCATCCCGTGGCAGGAATTGCCTCCGGAATGACGCTTGTCGCACATATCGCCTGCCATTACATTTCGATCACCATGGTCGCCGCCGCATACATGATATCCATCAAGCGTCTCAACGGGGTCATATCGGTTGCCATGGGCGGCCTTTTCTTCAAAGACGAGAACGTACGCGGCAGGTTTATCGGGGCCGCTGTCATGGCTTTGGGGGCCGGTATAATTGCCCTTTGGGGATAG
- a CDS encoding FxsA family protein produces MFSKLFLLFTLIPIMELYTLVEVGSVIGVGSTILIVILTGVIGAWLARMEGFNTMLKVRESLAQGKVPADEMVEGLLILVAGLLLLTPGFITDCMGIVLLAPFTRKPFARMLRKQFNESVKVQGAGSFGSANSAGFTYYTWHSSGGRKAPGDGPLSVQDLEARLRGETSQEPRKAVVIDCDPIEDKDNGSR; encoded by the coding sequence ATGTTTTCCAAACTATTTCTGCTTTTTACGCTCATTCCCATCATGGAGCTTTACACATTGGTGGAGGTTGGTTCCGTTATCGGTGTGGGATCGACTATTTTGATAGTCATTCTCACGGGTGTCATCGGAGCATGGCTGGCCCGCATGGAAGGTTTCAATACCATGCTGAAGGTCAGAGAAAGTCTTGCGCAGGGCAAGGTGCCTGCTGACGAGATGGTGGAAGGCCTGCTCATTCTTGTGGCCGGACTTCTTCTGCTCACGCCCGGTTTCATTACAGACTGTATGGGCATAGTGCTGCTGGCTCCGTTTACCCGCAAGCCGTTTGCCCGCATGCTTCGTAAGCAGTTCAATGAATCGGTGAAGGTGCAGGGGGCCGGTTCCTTCGGATCTGCCAACAGCGCCGGATTCACGTATTACACGTGGCATTCCTCCGGTGGCCGCAAGGCCCCGGGAGATGGTCCCCTATCGGTGCAGGATTTAGAAGCACGGCTGCGTGGAGAAACTTCGCAGGAACCGCGTAAGGCCGTGGTTATTGACTGTGATCCCATAGAGGACAAGGATAACGGTTCCCGTTAG
- the creA gene encoding protein CreA, protein MKLIGNVAVICMVMVLVCSAARAETIGSVSTVFKVLGANDKIVVEAFDDPDIEGVTCYLSRAKKGGISGSLGVAEDTSDASLSCRQVGPISVPERIRNKKEDGEEVFKKRTSLLFKSMQVVRFYDAKRNVIIYLTYSDRIIEGSPKNSISCVPVMPWGN, encoded by the coding sequence ATGAAGCTGATTGGTAATGTCGCGGTCATATGTATGGTCATGGTGCTCGTCTGTTCCGCTGCGCGGGCTGAAACCATCGGTTCTGTCAGCACGGTCTTCAAGGTTCTTGGAGCCAACGACAAGATAGTGGTGGAAGCGTTTGATGATCCCGATATAGAGGGGGTTACCTGTTACCTGAGCCGCGCAAAGAAGGGGGGAATATCGGGGAGCCTTGGTGTGGCGGAAGATACCTCGGACGCGTCTCTCTCGTGCAGACAGGTCGGTCCCATCTCTGTTCCCGAGCGAATCCGCAACAAGAAGGAAGACGGCGAAGAGGTCTTCAAGAAAAGAACATCGCTGCTCTTCAAGAGCATGCAGGTTGTCAGATTCTACGATGCGAAGCGAAATGTGATTATTTATCTGACGTACAGCGACAGAATAATCGAAGGCTCGCCCAAAAACTCCATCAGCTGTGTGCCGGTCATGCCCTGGGGTAACTGA
- a CDS encoding response regulator, with product MKPIRYRILIVDDTPANIEMLYAILQPEYAINVATNGQDAVELAANTPPDLILLDILMPGMDGYETGAALKANPKTANIPIIFVTALNSNNDEEKGFDIGAVDFISKPFNPAIVLARVKTHLALYNQNKELDSLVRKRTAELSKAKEAAEAASQAKSLFLANISHELRTPLNGILGMAQLLEGSQLTPAQKELLTFLNQSAVRLGSLVTSLLELSHIETGTLKIDKKPTRMKETLRPLIDVIQTQAQLKSLDFSYHYADSIPEQLLCDPGCLKQILTNVLSNAVQYTQKGSVTLTVAPHGGAQEISSRFINILFTVQDTGIGISQEAIKHIFKSFTIAEDFMTKEFSGAGLGLSITRNLARKLGGRIWAESEEGKGSTFHILLPFEIVRKETEAGRASGDKGRKEHLHILLVEDDPISQAAAKGLLELSGHKVVVAGDGKQAMHALEKATYDIILMDIQLPGPNGMEITRRIREGESGNPAVLTPIIALTAFAENERLTDKDSGFNAVLSKPYSRQELLETIDTTLRAAAQKQPS from the coding sequence ATGAAGCCCATCAGATACCGAATTCTGATTGTTGATGACACGCCGGCCAATATCGAGATGCTCTATGCCATCCTGCAGCCGGAATACGCCATCAATGTCGCCACCAACGGGCAGGACGCCGTGGAACTTGCGGCCAATACTCCGCCGGACCTTATCCTGCTTGATATACTCATGCCCGGCATGGACGGGTATGAAACCGGCGCAGCCCTCAAAGCAAACCCGAAGACGGCGAACATTCCCATCATCTTCGTCACGGCGCTGAACTCCAATAACGACGAAGAAAAGGGCTTTGATATCGGCGCGGTAGACTTCATCTCCAAGCCTTTCAATCCCGCCATTGTGCTCGCAAGAGTAAAAACGCATCTGGCACTCTACAACCAGAACAAGGAACTGGACAGTCTGGTTCGCAAACGGACAGCTGAACTCTCCAAAGCAAAGGAAGCGGCAGAAGCGGCGAGTCAGGCCAAAAGCCTGTTTCTGGCAAACATCAGTCATGAGTTGCGAACGCCGCTCAACGGCATTCTGGGCATGGCCCAGTTGCTGGAAGGCAGCCAGCTCACTCCGGCACAGAAGGAGCTGCTCACATTTCTGAACCAATCCGCCGTGCGGCTCGGGTCTCTGGTCACGTCACTGCTTGAACTTTCACACATTGAAACGGGAACCCTGAAAATCGATAAGAAACCCACGCGCATGAAGGAGACCCTGCGGCCCCTTATTGACGTGATACAGACGCAGGCGCAGCTGAAATCGCTGGATTTCTCATACCACTACGCGGACTCCATTCCCGAACAGCTGCTGTGCGACCCCGGCTGTCTCAAGCAGATTCTCACCAACGTGCTGTCCAACGCGGTCCAGTACACCCAGAAGGGTTCGGTGACGCTGACAGTGGCCCCGCATGGCGGGGCTCAGGAGATCTCTTCGCGCTTCATCAACATCCTGTTCACCGTACAGGATACGGGCATTGGCATCTCGCAGGAGGCAATCAAGCACATCTTCAAGTCCTTCACCATTGCAGAGGACTTCATGACAAAGGAGTTCAGCGGGGCGGGGCTGGGCCTTTCCATCACCCGCAATCTGGCGCGCAAGCTTGGCGGGCGGATATGGGCGGAAAGTGAAGAAGGCAAGGGCAGCACCTTTCACATCCTGCTGCCCTTCGAAATCGTCCGGAAAGAAACTGAAGCCGGCAGAGCATCCGGAGATAAGGGCAGAAAAGAACACCTGCATATTCTGCTGGTGGAAGACGACCCGATCAGTCAGGCAGCAGCCAAGGGCCTTCTGGAGCTGTCCGGACATAAGGTAGTTGTTGCCGGTGACGGCAAACAGGCGATGCACGCGCTGGAAAAAGCAACCTATGACATCATATTGATGGACATACAGCTCCCCGGCCCCAACGGCATGGAGATAACCCGCAGAATCCGTGAAGGGGAAAGCGGCAATCCCGCAGTCCTGACACCGATTATTGCCCTCACTGCCTTTGCCGAAAATGAACGGCTCACGGATAAGGACAGCGGATTCAACGCGGTGCTGAGCAAGCCCTATTCGCGCCAGGAGCTGCTTGAAACCATTGATACCACTCTACGGGCAGCAGCGCAGAAACAGCCATCCTGA
- a CDS encoding response regulator translates to MTSAMRILIVDDTTANILILREILKDEFAISAATNGREALELATAEPQPDIILLDIIMSGMDGYEVCRRLKADPRTASIPVLFVTTLSDTEDEARGLELGAVDYITKPFSPPIIKARIRNHLKLKGYQDNLEHLVEERTEEIALTQSVTIFSMACLAEMRDNELVGHIKRTQLYVRLLAEQLAGMAEYAAYFKEVPVDMLCASIPLHDIGKIGIPDHILLKPGRLTDDEFVIMKLHTIYGRDSLQRAERMLNTSNSFLRVAREIAHTHHEWWNGNGYPQGLSGTDIPLAGRLMAVADVYDALISKRVYKEPISHHESLSIVAESSGKQFDPQIIDIFLRIEKDIRAAAIMHADFEEERQCLMNNIMCGTDSRRSPK, encoded by the coding sequence ATGACCTCCGCAATGCGCATTCTCATCGTTGACGACACCACGGCCAATATACTTATCCTCAGGGAAATCCTGAAAGACGAGTTTGCCATCAGTGCCGCCACCAACGGGCGCGAAGCTCTGGAGCTGGCGACAGCTGAACCGCAGCCGGACATTATTCTGCTGGACATCATCATGAGCGGAATGGACGGCTATGAAGTTTGCCGGAGATTGAAGGCCGACCCGCGCACCGCATCCATTCCCGTACTTTTCGTCACAACCCTTTCAGATACCGAAGACGAGGCCAGAGGCCTTGAACTAGGGGCTGTTGACTACATAACCAAACCATTCAGCCCCCCCATCATCAAGGCCCGCATACGAAATCACCTTAAACTTAAGGGATATCAAGACAATCTTGAACATCTTGTCGAGGAAAGAACAGAGGAGATAGCCCTCACCCAGTCCGTCACCATTTTCAGCATGGCCTGCCTTGCGGAAATGCGCGACAACGAGCTGGTGGGACACATCAAACGCACCCAGCTCTATGTGCGCCTGCTTGCGGAGCAACTTGCGGGCATGGCGGAATATGCAGCGTATTTCAAAGAAGTTCCCGTCGATATGCTCTGCGCTTCCATCCCCCTTCATGACATCGGCAAGATTGGCATCCCCGATCACATTCTGCTCAAACCCGGCAGGCTGACCGATGACGAATTCGTGATCATGAAACTGCATACCATATATGGCCGCGACTCATTGCAACGCGCCGAACGTATGCTGAATACGTCCAATTCCTTCCTGCGTGTCGCAAGGGAGATTGCCCATACCCATCATGAATGGTGGAACGGAAACGGATACCCGCAAGGTCTTTCCGGCACGGATATTCCCCTTGCCGGAAGATTGATGGCCGTGGCCGATGTCTATGACGCACTTATCAGCAAACGCGTCTACAAGGAGCCCATATCGCATCATGAATCGCTGTCCATCGTTGCCGAGAGTTCCGGCAAACAGTTCGATCCGCAAATCATCGATATTTTCCTGAGGATAGAAAAAGATATCCGTGCAGCCGCAATCATGCATGCAGACTTTGAGGAAGAGCGACAGTGCCTGATGAACAACATCATGTGCGGCACCGATAGCAGAAGGTCACCTAAATGA
- a CDS encoding response regulator, whose translation MTNSHVHTTNNTARSRDSQVLLSALSLGLPVILVVAASLIYLLQQEIDSQKTVLERRQISLIEFAGKSLELEINSVAQNLINLSIHLEVRDYLTTWSPKHKKALEQEFSSFIRNNRQYDQARLLLMNGDEDIRINKEPHGASIVPSDQLQNKSNRYYFSETKDLPSEAIYFSPLDLNIEHNVIETPLKPTIRFATGADDRLGQRRGVIVLNYLAEGMLHSLADLDRNERTGLMLLNKDGYWLYHRDQSKCWGFMYPDKKGRTFQAEFPDAWEDIAATSNGQMYVNGDLITYTAVEYVPKSNLGHSMTRSLSWRLISVIPQAELAALARQTYVDFFYLFGVLTSLISIVAFTQAKRINERKASEKEILTSRNRFKQIVESSWDIIWETDSNGHLTYVSPRILNILGYTQEEAATVAPFNLAPLLDHTFSNNPDLMNASHMHWEETCIHKDGHPVWVRSTGTAFFDEQGLVGGYRGITRDITDSVKNKEELESARTLAEEANSAKSEFLARMSHEIRTPMNAIVGLGNLALRKEHDPRQRDYLQKIKHASDTLLNIINDILDFSKIEAGKIEIERHPFALNTMLENVINIVVLAAEEKGIELLLSVDPNVPASLYGDSLRLSQVLTNLANNAVKFTEEGEVTLAVRGITQDKTTAKLRFSVKDSGIGLSEENMKNLYMPFTQADGSTTRLYGGTGLGLSISKRLVELMGGDLQCESRLGLGTEFHFSLTFEISEFIKQTFRMPESLKGCKVLAVDDNSNALQVLAESLESFGLKVDTTISPRHAISLVQQADPPYDIVFMDWKMPEMGGITCIQEIRKILTPPNDPKFIMVTAYGRDEIRQRLAEENLTGLMLKPINRSVLFNTLLEAFNFEISEAVTSSSQRAPSIPDHIRGARILLAEDNELNQQVATELLQGVGMEVTLARNGEEALTLVQKQEFQAVLMDIQMPVMDGLEAARRIRSLPRLQGMPIIAMTAHAMVSDRNLSLQSGMNDHVNKPIDPDELYATLGKWIHKGGWEPVATPITPAETPSTFTTAENEIIDVNAGMRRVRNNRGIYVNLLNGFLREQADIPARVRQCVKQDSLEAGFRLAHTLKGVAGNIGAMSVYEAAERTCQALRDNNANLNEVLIELENTLDQVIKGIPLIIRTQLNEQAEQAAGVQHLTPSGADAATPPPDAMPVENVKSILHDLQEAIAIHDMAALALFETLTPTLVRLDADLTAELGEDLASFAFKKAAIRVERLSELFRKEQDKPIQQEEQS comes from the coding sequence ATGACAAACAGCCACGTACACACGACGAACAACACCGCACGTTCCAGAGATAGCCAAGTCCTGCTCAGCGCACTCAGTCTTGGGCTTCCTGTCATTCTGGTCGTTGCCGCATCTCTCATCTACCTGCTGCAACAGGAAATTGACTCCCAGAAAACCGTTCTGGAACGTCGGCAAATATCCCTCATCGAGTTTGCGGGTAAATCGCTGGAGCTTGAGATTAACTCCGTTGCCCAGAACCTGATTAATCTCTCCATCCATCTTGAGGTGCGGGACTACCTGACAACATGGTCTCCCAAGCACAAGAAGGCGCTGGAGCAGGAATTCAGCTCCTTCATCAGAAACAACCGGCAATATGATCAGGCACGGCTTCTTCTGATGAACGGTGATGAAGACATCCGCATCAACAAGGAGCCACACGGGGCCTCCATAGTTCCCAGCGATCAACTGCAGAACAAATCCAACCGTTACTACTTCTCCGAGACGAAAGATCTTCCTTCGGAAGCCATCTATTTCTCGCCGCTGGATCTCAATATCGAACACAACGTCATTGAGACGCCTCTCAAGCCGACCATACGCTTTGCTACCGGTGCTGACGACAGACTTGGACAACGCCGGGGCGTTATCGTCCTCAACTACCTTGCAGAAGGCATGCTGCACAGCCTTGCAGACCTTGACCGGAACGAACGCACGGGGCTGATGCTGCTCAACAAAGACGGGTACTGGCTATACCACAGGGATCAGAGCAAGTGCTGGGGGTTCATGTATCCGGATAAAAAGGGACGTACCTTTCAGGCAGAATTTCCGGATGCATGGGAAGACATAGCCGCCACCAGCAACGGGCAGATGTATGTGAACGGCGATCTCATCACCTACACCGCCGTTGAGTATGTTCCCAAGAGCAATCTTGGTCACAGCATGACCCGTTCGCTCTCGTGGCGGCTCATCAGCGTGATCCCGCAAGCCGAACTCGCGGCACTGGCTCGTCAGACATACGTGGACTTCTTTTACCTGTTCGGCGTGCTGACTTCGCTCATTTCCATTGTGGCTTTCACACAGGCAAAGCGCATTAACGAAAGAAAGGCCAGCGAGAAGGAGATCCTGACCAGCCGCAACCGTTTCAAACAGATAGTGGAGAGTTCGTGGGATATCATCTGGGAAACCGATAGCAACGGCCACCTCACCTATGTGAGCCCCCGCATATTGAATATCCTCGGCTACACGCAGGAAGAAGCAGCGACTGTCGCCCCCTTCAATCTGGCTCCCTTGCTGGACCATACCTTTTCCAACAATCCGGACTTGATGAATGCAAGCCACATGCACTGGGAAGAAACCTGCATACACAAGGACGGGCATCCCGTATGGGTGCGTTCGACCGGCACGGCTTTTTTCGACGAGCAAGGGCTGGTGGGCGGATACCGGGGCATAACCCGCGACATCACCGACAGCGTAAAAAACAAGGAGGAGCTGGAAAGTGCCCGCACCCTTGCCGAAGAGGCCAACTCTGCCAAGAGTGAATTTCTGGCCCGCATGAGCCATGAAATTCGTACCCCCATGAACGCCATTGTCGGCCTTGGAAATCTGGCCCTGCGCAAGGAACATGACCCCCGGCAACGCGACTATCTGCAGAAGATAAAGCATGCCTCGGATACGCTGCTGAACATCATCAACGACATTCTGGACTTCTCCAAGATCGAGGCGGGCAAGATTGAGATTGAACGCCACCCCTTCGCTCTGAACACCATGCTCGAAAACGTCATCAACATCGTTGTGCTTGCAGCCGAGGAAAAGGGCATAGAGCTTCTGCTCTCAGTTGACCCCAATGTGCCCGCAAGCCTGTATGGTGATTCCCTGCGACTGAGTCAGGTGCTCACCAACCTTGCGAACAACGCAGTAAAATTCACAGAAGAAGGTGAAGTCACCCTTGCCGTAAGGGGAATTACGCAGGACAAAACAACCGCCAAGCTCCGTTTCAGTGTGAAGGATTCCGGCATCGGCCTGAGCGAAGAGAACATGAAAAATCTATACATGCCCTTTACACAGGCCGATGGCTCCACCACCCGCCTTTACGGGGGTACCGGACTCGGGCTGAGCATTTCCAAGCGGCTGGTCGAACTCATGGGGGGCGACCTTCAATGTGAAAGCAGGCTTGGGCTAGGGACGGAGTTCCACTTCAGCCTGACCTTCGAAATTTCAGAATTCATCAAACAAACGTTCCGCATGCCCGAATCCCTGAAAGGGTGCAAAGTGCTGGCCGTGGATGACAACTCCAATGCCCTGCAGGTACTTGCAGAATCGCTTGAATCCTTCGGTCTGAAAGTGGACACAACCATATCTCCCAGGCATGCCATTTCCCTGGTTCAGCAGGCGGACCCGCCGTATGATATTGTTTTCATGGACTGGAAGATGCCGGAAATGGGCGGAATAACCTGCATACAGGAGATCAGAAAAATCCTGACTCCTCCGAACGACCCCAAGTTCATCATGGTCACGGCCTACGGAAGGGATGAAATACGCCAACGCCTTGCTGAAGAGAATCTGACAGGGCTCATGCTCAAGCCCATAAACCGATCAGTTCTTTTTAATACACTGCTTGAGGCATTCAACTTCGAAATCAGTGAAGCCGTCACCAGCTCCTCCCAGCGGGCTCCATCCATACCGGATCACATACGGGGCGCACGCATTTTGCTGGCAGAAGATAACGAGCTTAACCAGCAGGTTGCAACCGAACTCCTGCAGGGTGTCGGCATGGAAGTCACCTTGGCCCGCAACGGGGAAGAGGCTCTGACCCTTGTCCAGAAGCAAGAATTCCAGGCCGTGCTCATGGATATTCAGATGCCGGTGATGGACGGGCTGGAGGCAGCACGCAGAATTCGCAGCCTGCCCCGGCTGCAGGGAATGCCCATTATCGCCATGACAGCCCACGCCATGGTTTCGGACAGAAACCTCAGTCTCCAGTCCGGTATGAACGACCACGTCAACAAGCCCATCGATCCGGACGAACTGTATGCCACCCTTGGCAAATGGATCCACAAAGGAGGTTGGGAACCTGTTGCAACACCCATTACTCCGGCAGAAACGCCGTCAACGTTCACCACTGCCGAGAACGAGATTATCGACGTTAACGCAGGCATGCGCCGCGTACGCAACAACAGAGGCATCTATGTAAACCTGTTAAACGGATTCCTGCGTGAACAAGCCGACATACCGGCCAGAGTCCGCCAATGCGTAAAGCAGGATAGTCTGGAGGCCGGTTTCCGTCTGGCACACACGCTCAAGGGAGTTGCCGGTAATATCGGAGCAATGTCAGTATATGAAGCAGCAGAACGGACCTGTCAGGCCCTGCGTGACAACAACGCGAACCTGAACGAAGTGCTGATTGAACTGGAAAATACCCTGGACCAGGTGATAAAGGGCATTCCCCTGATCATCCGGACGCAACTGAACGAACAGGCCGAACAGGCTGCCGGTGTCCAGCATCTCACCCCCTCCGGCGCAGATGCCGCCACACCGCCACCGGATGCCATGCCCGTGGAGAACGTTAAAAGCATTCTTCACGACCTTCAGGAAGCCATTGCCATCCATGACATGGCAGCACTGGCCCTTTTCGAGACACTGACTCCGACTCTTGTCAGACTTGATGCAGATCTCACCGCCGAATTGGGTGAAGACCTGGCATCTTTCGCGTTCAAAAAGGCCGCCATACGTGTTGAACGGCTCTCCGAGCTGTTCCGCAAAGAACAGGACAAGCCGATACAACAGGAGGAACAATCATGA
- a CDS encoding glycosyltransferase family protein, translating to MDHRPERIRIIHELGKPQSLLCGADQFDTYGSGRDLLLLGLGPDPAMAAQAVMAKNPAGDAVIRYVESPEFSAQMNRKWHDAIPAGWVSVSPAECTPSLLSASTVLAFRQNLRLFPSFWGPLLAAVQLQHLRSRNPGGGTQASPQTRTILLSGTEHGLLIRELSCAFAAEGYAVHILDPDTITSELPRLLAQGTPALFFSVNAQGLDMFGERHNLLRAAGVPVAIWCVDTPWHILSGCKAPFWKESLLFVTDASFIPALQAAGAREVHHLPLATDPALFATQDDAELVAPLAPVVFVGRSEFPERRKYFSGIHPDGALQNIAHEMLLRGERPDYHWWAGQLGAADFWPDTPRAVGANAAESTECWRTMCLQQAHPCGLTVIGDEQWKPRLPEGSDLRPPVDYYTGLAAVYRNARISLNVTGMLLPAGLTQRHFDVWAAGGLLLTDANPGMDIFPRHLADAVTFRRPAEISPKVNHLLANPHKAAQLKALWRELILRDHTYLNRVQTVLNLTEPHRLHR from the coding sequence ATGGACCATCGCCCGGAACGGATACGCATCATACACGAACTTGGCAAGCCCCAATCTCTTCTCTGCGGTGCCGACCAGTTCGACACGTACGGCTCAGGAAGAGACCTCCTGCTTCTCGGCCTCGGCCCTGATCCGGCAATGGCTGCGCAGGCAGTTATGGCAAAAAATCCAGCCGGTGATGCCGTGATCCGCTATGTGGAATCACCTGAATTTTCCGCCCAGATGAACCGGAAGTGGCATGATGCCATTCCCGCCGGCTGGGTGTCCGTTTCCCCCGCAGAATGCACACCCTCGCTGCTGTCCGCATCCACTGTGCTGGCCTTCAGGCAGAACCTGCGGCTGTTTCCTTCCTTCTGGGGGCCGTTGCTGGCAGCTGTGCAGCTGCAGCATCTGCGCTCCCGGAACCCGGGGGGTGGCACACAAGCCAGTCCACAAACACGGACCATCCTGCTGTCCGGCACGGAACACGGCCTGCTCATACGCGAACTCTCCTGCGCCTTTGCAGCAGAGGGGTATGCCGTTCACATTCTCGATCCCGATACCATCACATCCGAGCTGCCCAGGCTGCTGGCGCAGGGTACCCCTGCCCTTTTCTTCAGCGTGAACGCGCAGGGGCTGGACATGTTCGGCGAACGCCACAACCTGCTCAGGGCAGCAGGCGTGCCTGTTGCCATATGGTGTGTGGATACGCCGTGGCACATACTTTCCGGCTGCAAGGCCCCCTTCTGGAAAGAGTCATTACTCTTCGTCACGGATGCCAGCTTCATCCCTGCATTGCAGGCTGCAGGCGCGCGGGAGGTGCACCACCTTCCCCTTGCCACGGACCCTGCCCTGTTTGCCACGCAGGACGATGCGGAGCTCGTGGCACCGCTTGCACCGGTTGTCTTTGTGGGCCGGTCGGAATTTCCCGAACGCCGCAAATATTTTTCAGGCATACACCCCGACGGTGCTTTGCAGAACATCGCGCATGAGATGCTGCTGCGGGGAGAAAGACCGGATTATCACTGGTGGGCCGGCCAACTCGGAGCTGCAGATTTCTGGCCCGACACGCCCCGCGCGGTGGGGGCCAATGCCGCCGAAAGCACGGAATGCTGGCGCACCATGTGCCTGCAGCAGGCACATCCCTGCGGACTTACCGTCATCGGTGATGAACAATGGAAGCCCCGCCTGCCGGAAGGTTCCGACCTGCGCCCCCCTGTTGATTACTATACCGGACTCGCTGCCGTGTACCGAAACGCCCGCATCTCGCTTAACGTCACAGGCATGCTGCTCCCTGCGGGACTCACCCAGCGCCATTTTGACGTATGGGCGGCGGGTGGCCTGCTGCTCACGGACGCAAACCCCGGCATGGATATTTTCCCCCGCCACCTTGCGGACGCGGTGACCTTCCGGCGCCCTGCGGAGATTTCACCCAAGGTAAATCACCTGCTTGCCAACCCGCATAAGGCGGCACAGCTCAAGGCTTTGTGGCGTGAACTCATCCTGCGTGACCATACGTATTTGAACAGGGTGCAAACAGTGCTGAACCTTACGGAGCCACATCGTCTCCATCGTTAA